The Setaria viridis chromosome 6, Setaria_viridis_v4.0, whole genome shotgun sequence genome includes the window TGAACATCATAATGATTGCAAAGGCAATATAATAACGTATTAAACACTGCAGTAAGTTCCATACCGGAGCTGTACTCATTTGGTTGGAGCTGTTTTGCGCGTGCCTTTTTGACTAGATCCTTCCAATTTTGTGAGAGCAAATAGATATCCAGCTGCAGTGAACCAACTCATAAGCTGAATGGTTAACTTGCTTGCTACTACTCGTAGATGAAATCAAATTGATAACACAAATATAGTATATACCTTGTCAGCATCCTGCAGGACGGGTGTAATAAGGCCACCATCAATTGCCACGGCCACTGCGATGTTGATGTTACTGTTGTAAGTGAAGCTCTTTCCATCCCTGCAACTAGCATTGACAGCAGGGTGCTGAGCAagcgccatggccgcggcctTCGCCAGTAGCACAGTCATTGTCACACCCTTTGGCTTAACCTAACAGAATCAAATCAACCCAATTATCAGCAAGTAGGCTAAAACACAGAAGAGCATCAGGGGCAGTCGACACTTCTCCGATCCTCACCTTTTCATACAGCTCATCGAGCTTATCAGTTACAATTGGGTACCCGACACGGAATGCGGGCACCGCCAGGCTCTCCACCATGTTCTTGCTCACCGCGGCCTGCATGGTAGTGAATGGAACAACAGTCGCGCCAGGCACCGGTGGTAGCACTGCTGCTTGAGGCACTGCAGCAGCTGAAGGTGCAGCCACAGGTGGTgatgcagcagcaacagcagcaggctTTGGCTTCGGCTGGATTCCGGCGGCCGCCTCAACATCCCCAGGCGTAATTCTACCGTACGGCCCGGTGCCGGTCACCTTGGCAAGGTCCACCCTGTGCTGCTTCGCGAGCTTCTTAGCCTGCGGGCTGGCAATGCCCTTCGTCCCGGCGGCCACTGGCGCGGGGGCAgccgccggcgtcggaggcggaggcgggggcggcgtcgcggcggcctcctccgccggagCAGGCGCCGCCTGCTGCGACTGCCCGTTGGAGAGCTCCTTGGCCTTGGCGAGGGCGAGCGGCACCTCCTCCTCGGACTCCGCGAGCAGCGCGATGGGCGCCCCCACCGGCGCGGACTCCCCGGCCGGGACGAGGACCGCCGCCACGATGCCGTCGTGGAAGGTCTCGACGTCCatgtcggccttgtcggactcgacgacgacgacggcgtcgccCTTGGTGACGCGGTCGCCCTCGGCGGCGGACCAGGAGACGATCTTGCCCT containing:
- the LOC117861256 gene encoding dihydrolipoyllysine-residue acetyltransferase component 4 of pyruvate dehydrogenase complex, chloroplastic, producing MATAPAPFSLSTSTLPARLRAAAVPAGARGRQPRRGRMVVRAKIREIFMPALSSTMTEGKIVSWSAAEGDRVTKGDAVVVVESDKADMDVETFHDGIVAAVLVPAGESAPVGAPIALLAESEEEVPLALAKAKELSNGQSQQAAPAPAEEAAATPPPPPPPTPAAAPAPVAAGTKGIASPQAKKLAKQHRVDLAKVTGTGPYGRITPGDVEAAAGIQPKPKPAAVAAASPPVAAPSAAAVPQAAVLPPVPGATVVPFTTMQAAVSKNMVESLAVPAFRVGYPIVTDKLDELYEKVKPKGVTMTVLLAKAAAMALAQHPAVNASCRDGKSFTYNSNINIAVAVAIDGGLITPVLQDADKLDIYLLSQNWKDLVKKARAKQLQPNEYSSGTFTLSNLGMFGVDRFDAILPPGQGAIMAVGASKPTVVADKDGFFSVKSKMLVNVTADHRIVYGADLAAFLQTFAKIIEDPESLTL